CAACCTTTTTAAAACATAATCTCAGTTCTACTGAACATCCCGTTTTCGTCATTCCTCATCTTTCCACATACTCTCGACAAGTTCTTCGAGTTTTTTCCTCTTTTCATCGAGTTCTTTTTCCGCAGGTTCCACCTTACGGAACTCCTTCTCAATCTCCTCAAGTTCCTTAGCCGCTTCCTCCTCTTTACCTTTCAACACCTTCACCATCCTAAGTTTTTTGGACAACAGTTTAAGGTTGTCCAATACCTGGTCTCTGATCTTCTTAGACTCCTGGATAGTTTTAAGTATATCATCGATCTCGGCTCGTCTCGATAACACGCTTTTGTACTTCTGCACAGCAAGGTACAGTTTCGAAGCTTCACGGTCTATCGATTCTTTCTGTTTGTTTATCTCCTCCATCAGTTCCTTCTGTTTCTCGTCCAACACGTTCAACATCGCATCCAGTTCGGTCATCACATCCTTGTTCCTGTTACTGTAGAATATAGCCGTTTCTTTAAGACGTTCGTACTCGTCCCTGTACCTCTTCAGGTTTGCCAGTTTTAGGTCTAACTCTTCCTTTGACGATTCATAGGTTCTGATAAGGTCCTCTTTGGCTTTAACGATCTTATCTTCCAGATCAGTTATCTGTTGATAAGCAGATTCGACCTTTTTACGGTAGGTTGCGGACCTGTTTATGTCGTTGAGTATGGACCTCAATTCCTTAACCTGTTCGTTCAACTCCTTCTCTTTAGAAATCAACGAATCGTACATCCGTTTACCTTCTTCGCTCTCCAACTGTTCATAGGCAAGGGCAAGGTCACCGAGCATTCTACTCTGCTCCTCTATCTTATCCTCGATATCGTCGAGTTGCGCACGTATCTCAGGGACGGTGCCCTTCAACGTCTTCAACCGTTTCTCAAGGTTGGATATTGCCTGCTTAGGTGACCTGCCCAGTTTCTTGATCACTCTGTTGAATGCACTTTGCTTCTTTTTTATCTCGCCGACCTCTTTCCGAATCTCATCCGTCAACTGTTTGACAGACTCGATCTCCTTCTTATAAACGTCCATCTTCGTCCCTATGGACAACACTTTCTCGTACTTCTTCTTCTGTTTATTCAGTTCCCTCTCGAGTCTGTCGAGACGTTCCGTTGTTTCCTTCATCTTCTTATCCAGGTCCGTTTCGATGGCGCGGAGTTGTTTCAAACTCTCCAGTTTCATCTTTGGAGACGTGATCTCCTTTTTCAAAGAATCCCATCGTTTCTGAAACTCCGACAACCCTTCCTTAAGTTCTGTCAACGTCTTCTTAAGAGCAGATATCTTGTTCGATTCTTCAGCGTACCATTCATCTGCCTGTTTCTTTATCTCATCGATCTTCGCAATCCGTTTGCTCAATTCTGTTATCTTAGGGTCGAACATCGATAACAGTTTCTTGTATTCGGATTCGATCAACTCCAGTTCCGAACCCTTGGCCTCTATCCTTGCGATCGCTTCATCGAGCATCTTCTGTATCCGTTCCTTCTGTTCTTCGATGTTTCCCAAACGTTTGACAAACTCTTCGCCTGGTCCGCCAACCCAAACAAGATAAATCTTAGTGAACTGGTATTCGATCCTGATGATTCCCTGGTCCTCGAGGATATGGGCCCATTCCTCAACAACCTTGAAAGGAAGATTGAGTTCAACAGCGGCCTGTTCGAGTTCGATCTTCTTCTTTCTGTAAACGAGTTTGATAAGCGCGTCAACACCCGTACTGATCAGTAGTTTATCCAGTTCCATGTTTGCTAATCATCATTAGAAAGATTATAAACTTTACTGTTGAATGAAAAATGTTTCTTTCAGGGTGAACGGGCTATGGAAATCGAACACGGTGCACGATTGATAAAAAAAGAAAGGGGACCTCTGGACAGGTTCAAGAATCAGAACCTTGTGTTCAACAAGTTCGGTATGGCCGGGATTCGTGTATACAACGCGATCAGCGGCGAGAAGACGGTGGGTGATGTGCTCCGTGAAACGGGTGTAGATGAATCACGACTTCTCGAGATCTTAGAGTTCATGGAACAGAACGGGATAATAGACATCGTGCCTGTCCAAGAAGGGATGCCCACAATAGAGGAACACAAAGTAGAACGGGTCGTGGAAGAGAAACCTGCCGAAGAAAAACCTCGGGTCGCTACTGAACCCGAACCGACCGAAACAGAGATCGAAGAGATAAACCTTATGCCGGAAACTCAGAAACCGGCAGAAGAGGTAAAACCTGTCGAAAGAGAAACTGAGGAAGAGAAGAGCGTCGCCACTCCACCACAAGCACCACCAGAACTGCCCAAACCACCAAAACCGCCTTCGGTACCGCAACCGCCACAGGTGCCACCACGAACGACCGGTGAAACGAAGAAAGAGGTCGCGCCTGAGGAAACCGAGAAAACCGAAGAGGAAAAGGTTGAGAAAGTACTGACACAACCTCTGACCCCTATCGAAAAGATGATTAAAGAGAAGTTCGGTGATGTAGGTGTCAAGGTTTACAACCTGATAGACGGCGAACGCACAGCCGAAGAGATACTTAAGGAAACCGGGATCAGCGAGGTCAAACTGATCGAAATACTGGAGTTCCTCGATACACAGGGGATCATCAAACTCGAAAAACCTGAAGAAAAACCGATAACGGAGATGGAACCTATTACAGAGGTGTCAACGGAAATCAAGGAAGAACCTGCAGGTGAAGGAGTCGTACCTGTAGACGTGCCCGTCAAACAAAAACTCGGTTTCTTTAAAGAAACCGCTCTCAAGTTCGACCTCATGAAACGGTTCGGACCGTTGGGTGCTAAGGTTTACAACCTGATAGATGGTAAACGGAACATCGTAGACCTGGCCATAGATGCGCACACCTCGCTTTTCAAACTTGATGACATACTGGAATATCTGGGAAAAAAGGGTGCGGTGATATTCAAAACGATGTCGCGTGAAGAGATAAAGGAGAAGTACGGTGAAGAAGGGCTCACCATCTTCAAGAAGTACGGACGTGACGGTCTGCTTGTTTACGAACTCATAGGTAGGGTTTCGTCGCTCAAAGCACTGCAGAAACGGTCTCAACTGGAACCGGAACGACTGGTTGACATATTCGTTTTCATACACGACATACTTAACATACAGTTACCTATATCTAAAGAGGCGATGTACAAACAGTTGGGAGTAAAACGATAGGTCAGACCTTTATCTTTAATAGACGCCGCGCCTTTACCCATGCCATACGTTCTAGAGCGATCTCTTCTTCCGAGTATAACCCTTCCGAACCTTTATCAGTGTTGGGAAAAGTAGGGTTGAGAACTGTAGCACCAAGCCGTTCAATGATATCATTGACGGGATGATCGCTGACAAGAATAAAATCCTTCGGATTCTTTATCCCAGCAACTTCGATGGCTTTGCTAACATGGGGTTGACCTGTCAACCAGAGCAGGAACTCGTTGTTCAAAGACCTGGCACGGGCAAACCCGTGCATCATACTTTCGGATGCATGATGATATGCCGCCTCGATAACGCGTCTGGAAACAGCCGCGCGGGTGTCTATCGCCTGTAACAGAACATCGTCTCTCCGACATTCTTTTATAATGCGGATGACCTGTTCGATGTCAAGGTCTGTTTTGACCCTTACCGCACGAACCATAAGGTTTTAAAAGGAAGTAACCATTAATAAAACTTTGCTGTTTATCGGAAAGTTTTAAATCCTATCGAGAAGATTTTAAACCCGGCCGTAAATCCATATCATGCCGGGCGGTCTGATGGATGCTGTCAAGAAGCTCTATTCGATGATGAACCCGTGTGTGCTGTGTCCGAGAAGATGCAAGGTTAACAGGTTTGAGAGGACCGGGTACTGCAGTGTTAACGGCAAACCGATAGTTTCATCGTATTTTCCTCATCACGGTGAGGAAGCAGTACTGAGAGGAGTTAAGGGTTCCGGCACCGTATTTTTCACAGGTTGCAACCTGAAATGTGTGTTCTGTCAGAATTACGATATCTCGCATCTCCTCCACGGACACGAAACCACTGTTGAGATGCTGGCCAGCATGATGGTCGAATTGATGAACATGGGTTGCCACAACCTTAACCTTGTCACACCAACCCATCAGATCCCTTTCATAATCGACGCCATTGAAACGGTGAAATCGCAGGGTCACGACCTTGTTCCGATTGTGTACAACACTGGAGGTTACGACTCGTTAGAGGTGTTACGAACCATAGAGGGGTACATCGACGTCTATCTACCAGATATCAAATTCTTTGACAGGAAAGCCTGTCAGAGGTACATGAACGCACCGGATTACCCGGATGTGGTGAAAGAGTGTGTGGTGGAGATGTACGACCAAGTCGGTGCTCTCAGGACGGATGGGCAAGGAATCGCCAGAAAGGGGGTAATAATAAGACACCTCGTTATGCCCGGATACGTGGATGATTCTAAACGTATAATGGACTGGATAGCTGAGACCGTTTCGAAAGCCTCTGTCAACATCATGGCTCAGTACAGGCCGTGTTACAGGGCTCGTGAGTTCCCTGAGATAAACAGGATGATAACTTTTGACGAGTACATGGAGGTGGTAGATTACGCGGAAAGTATAGGTATCCGCCTGCTCAGAGAATGAACGAACCATTCCGCGCTTAATAATACATTTTGAAGGATGCGTTTAATCTTTCCCGGCCTCGGGGACGTGAAGTCCGTCTGTCGGTTACAGAAGTAATTTTTCTCTCCCCGGTTCTCAGATATGCTCTTCTTCAAAGAGGGCCGGATGTAACCAAAAACAACCGTTATAAACGTAAGTTTTAAAATACGAACAGTATATATAACTCAAACGGGGTGTGTATCTATGGAACAGTATCACGGTCCATCTAAAACCAAAAGAAGCGGAAGCGGGGGTAAACGAAAGAAACATAGCGATAAACGGTTAAGGTTCGTGGGCAGACCGTTCACAGCCACACGTATCGTTAATCTGGAGAAGAACGAGAAGGAGGAACGTAAGATTGTCCGTACAAAAGGGGGTAACAAGAAGGTTAAAGTGAGGAAGGTTCTCTACGTTAACGTTGCCACTAAGGAAGGTGTTAAACGCGTCAAAGCAGAAACCGTTGTCAAATCACCGGAACACAGACACCATGCTAGAATGAACATAGTTACAAAAGGTTCTATTGTCAAAACCGAGATAGGCAATGTGCGGATAACCAGCAGGCCCGGTCAAGACGGTGTGGTCAACGGCGTTCTGGTCGAATAATCTTTTGCTTTTTAACTTCTTTGTTGGCTTTTCAGGAATGCGTAGAGGTTGGCATCCGTTTTGATCCCGCGGAGATTAAAATGTGTTCTGGTTGCTTTGTACCCGGACTCTTTTAACAGGTTGATCGTGTCGGAAAGACGCGGCGACGATGTACCGAGCTTTTTAGCAACCTTATGGATATCGTAGTAGAGGATGGGTCCGTCGGATTCATCGCGCATCAACTCAAGGATCTTACTGATCACCTTAAAATTCTTGTACCTCCGTTCATCGTTGAGTCTGACCATCATCCGTATGAACGTTGCGTCATGAATACTACCTATCCACATCGGTCCCGCAACCTGAACGGGTCGGTGTGACAGGTCAGGATACTCGGACACCACAAAACCCATGTCCCGGGGACGATAACTTACAAACCCTATCTGTTTGATGTTGTTGTAAGCGTGACGGGCACCCCTCTCAAGTATCACGAACAGTTTGAAATAATGTCTGTGCGAGAACGTCAGTAAAGGTTTAACACCGAAATCGTATTCGGAAGCCGCCCAAGCAATGTTTGCCAACAGTATCCTGGCACCTATCTCGTGACAGGCGAACTCGTTCAACGGTCTGGCATGGTACAGTTTCATGCATGCTTTGTAATGGGCACCGCACAACACCGCTGTGTCGGTTGCCGTAACCGACAGAACCGCCCGTTTTATCCTGTTGTTAGAAGAAAATGATGATACGGCAGGCCTGATGAAAGGTTGAGGTGTACCGAACGGGTCGAGTTCGATGAACGTGTAACTTCTCTCGGCAAGATGACGGATGATGTTGTCGCAGACAGCGGTCACGCGTTCGGTCAACCCGTTTCTCTCAATGTTGGATTTCATGACCGGCAACGCACGTCTGTTTGCATCGACAAGTGTAACGTGTTCAACGTTCGGGTTTTCCATAGCATACCTTAATCCGCGGATTCCTGAAGCGGACATCCCGTCGCAAACCGATAACGAAGAAAACCGTTCATCATAGAGGGACAATGCACCTACCGCTAGAGAAGAGATGTCCCTGTTTAGTTCCATGTGAGGATTGTAAAACAACGAACCCGTGTCAACAACAGTCCTATACTCTTTAACCTGCAATCCGTCCCACCCTCATCTTTTGCCTTTGATGATAAGCAATGCATCGAGTAAACCGTGGGCATAGGTGATACATCCGAAAGATGTGGGAAGGTCCTCCTTGCTCAAGAAGTATTTGGCATCCTCCCGATACCTTTTAGCAAGGTCTAAAACACGGGTCTCTCTATCGTCAAGGTCTAACGAATCGGCGATGTTGAACGTTCTGTTGAACTTATCGAGGTCTATCAGGATCCTTTCACGGAGGTCGCTCATGTTCTCCACCTACGGAAAACTGAAACTGAAGTTCACACCAGAATCATCCGGTTCGATGTCACCGGTTTCTTCAGAAGACACTTCGTGGGACCGTTTCTTATGCGGCTTCTGTTTTGCCTGTTTTTTGCCGAACGTGCGCGGAACGCGCACGTTCTTTATAACAACACCTTTCTTATCATCAAACTCAAACTCGAACAGTTTGTTCGGCACATGCACCCCGCGCATCTTAACGATCTCCATGAACCGTTTACGCACGTTGGATTCGGTAAGCTGATACGAGAGATGAATAAACCCGTCCGTAATCGATTCGACACCCGACTTAGTCCTCGGCACTTCGTACCACGGATAATCCGCATCTTCAGCAACAACCAATGAGGTAACATTCCATTCCCTAATCTTGTTGATCAAACGGAGCAGGGCACGTCTGCGCTCGAGCGGGTCGCTGTACAGCATGGTAAAGACCTCCACCGGTTCGATAACAACGCGTTCGATGTCCATCGTACGCACCATGTTCTTTATAGGGTCATCGTGAGAAGACAACATATCATTCACTTCGTCCAACGGGTACTCTATGAACAGAAGACGTTTATCGGATTCAAGGGTCTGAAGCGACACACCTTTCACCACACCGCGACTGAGAAGGGCACGTTTCCCCTCTTCCAAAGAGACGAACAGAACCACTTCATCGTTAGATACCGCTCCCTCTACCAGATACTGAAGCGCAAACGACGATTTACCGGACCCGACAGGTCCGCTGACCGTTGTCACACTGTTCCTGGGATAACCGCCACCCAAAAGATAATCGAGTTCCCTTATACCGGTTGACA
This is a stretch of genomic DNA from Candidatus Micrarchaeota archaeon. It encodes these proteins:
- a CDS encoding methyltransferase, whose product is MQVKEYRTVVDTGSLFYNPHMELNRDISSLAVGALSLYDERFSSLSVCDGMSASGIRGLRYAMENPNVEHVTLVDANRRALPVMKSNIERNGLTERVTAVCDNIIRHLAERSYTFIELDPFGTPQPFIRPAVSSFSSNNRIKRAVLSVTATDTAVLCGAHYKACMKLYHARPLNEFACHEIGARILLANIAWAASEYDFGVKPLLTFSHRHYFKLFVILERGARHAYNNIKQIGFVSYRPRDMGFVVSEYPDLSHRPVQVAGPMWIGSIHDATFIRMMVRLNDERRYKNFKVISKILELMRDESDGPILYYDIHKVAKKLGTSSPRLSDTINLLKESGYKATRTHFNLRGIKTDANLYAFLKSQQRS
- a CDS encoding 30S ribosomal protein S8e: MEQYHGPSKTKRSGSGGKRKKHSDKRLRFVGRPFTATRIVNLEKNEKEERKIVRTKGGNKKVKVRKVLYVNVATKEGVKRVKAETVVKSPEHRHHARMNIVTKGSIVKTEIGNVRITSRPGQDGVVNGVLVE
- a CDS encoding DUF357 domain-containing protein gives rise to the protein MSDLRERILIDLDKFNRTFNIADSLDLDDRETRVLDLAKRYREDAKYFLSKEDLPTSFGCITYAHGLLDALLIIKGKR
- a CDS encoding radical SAM protein: MDAVKKLYSMMNPCVLCPRRCKVNRFERTGYCSVNGKPIVSSYFPHHGEEAVLRGVKGSGTVFFTGCNLKCVFCQNYDISHLLHGHETTVEMLASMMVELMNMGCHNLNLVTPTHQIPFIIDAIETVKSQGHDLVPIVYNTGGYDSLEVLRTIEGYIDVYLPDIKFFDRKACQRYMNAPDYPDVVKECVVEMYDQVGALRTDGQGIARKGVIIRHLVMPGYVDDSKRIMDWIAETVSKASVNIMAQYRPCYRAREFPEINRMITFDEYMEVVDYAESIGIRLLRE